From one Rhizobium rosettiformans genomic stretch:
- a CDS encoding cysteine desulfurase-like protein gives MATPSPRTLDLDYVRSQFPGLARGWTFFDNAGGSQILKGAVERINTFLFEKNVQIGGSYEVSQAAAAALYEARTAAMHLVNAGQPEEIVFGNSTTALLQNLARAMHSQLSAGDEIIITIADHESNIGPWDRLQERGVVLKIWPLNKETLTLDLADLAPLMTERTKLVCVTHCSNLLGSINPIREIADFVHARGAKICVDAVAYAPHRAVDVQAFDVDYYVFSLYKTYGPHYALMYGKYDLLLELDPLYHYFYGKDKVPGKLEPGNPNYELAYSTCGIVDYLVSLGVQAGETGSVRQKIEAAYEAITAQEDALTERLLTYLRSRNDCMIVGQSANHESRRVPTIAFRFDGREAGEMCRAMDAEKIAMRFGDFHSRRLAEYLGLTDHGGMLRVSMVHYNTLEEVDRFTAALDRILAGQAGLAKAS, from the coding sequence ATGGCAACCCCATCCCCCAGGACGCTCGATCTCGACTATGTCCGCAGCCAGTTCCCGGGCCTTGCCCGCGGCTGGACCTTCTTCGACAATGCGGGCGGCTCGCAGATCCTCAAAGGTGCGGTCGAGCGCATCAACACCTTCCTCTTCGAGAAAAACGTGCAGATCGGCGGCTCCTACGAGGTCTCGCAGGCGGCAGCCGCCGCGCTCTACGAGGCCCGCACGGCGGCCATGCATCTGGTCAATGCCGGCCAGCCGGAAGAGATCGTCTTCGGCAATTCCACCACAGCGCTGTTGCAGAACCTCGCACGCGCGATGCATAGCCAGCTATCGGCAGGCGACGAGATCATCATCACGATTGCGGACCACGAATCCAATATCGGCCCCTGGGACCGGCTGCAGGAGCGCGGCGTGGTGCTGAAGATCTGGCCTCTGAACAAGGAGACGCTGACGCTGGATCTCGCCGATCTCGCACCGCTGATGACCGAGCGCACGAAACTCGTCTGCGTCACCCATTGCTCGAACCTGCTGGGCTCGATCAACCCGATCCGCGAGATCGCCGATTTCGTGCATGCCCGCGGCGCCAAGATCTGCGTCGATGCCGTCGCTTATGCCCCTCACCGCGCTGTCGACGTGCAGGCCTTCGACGTCGATTACTATGTCTTCAGCCTCTACAAGACCTATGGTCCGCATTACGCGCTGATGTATGGCAAATACGACCTGCTTCTCGAGCTCGACCCGCTCTACCACTACTTTTACGGCAAGGATAAAGTGCCGGGCAAGCTGGAGCCGGGCAACCCCAACTACGAGCTCGCCTATTCCACATGCGGTATCGTCGACTACCTCGTGAGCCTTGGCGTACAGGCCGGGGAAACCGGCAGCGTGCGCCAGAAGATCGAGGCCGCCTATGAAGCTATCACGGCGCAGGAAGACGCGCTTACCGAACGCCTGCTCACCTATCTGCGCTCCCGCAACGACTGCATGATCGTCGGCCAGTCTGCCAATCACGAGAGCCGTCGGGTGCCGACCATCGCCTTCCGTTTCGACGGTCGCGAGGCCGGCGAGATGTGCAGGGCGATGGACGCAGAAAAGATCGCGATGCGCTTCGGCGATTTTCATTCGCGCCGGCTCGCCGAATATCTCGGCCTGACGGATCATGGCGGCATGCTGCGCGTCTCGATGGTGCATTACAACACCCTGGAGGAAGTGGACCGTTTCACGGCAGCGCTTGACCGGATCCTGGCCGGACAGGCCGGGCTCGCCAAGGCGAGCTGA
- a CDS encoding amino acid ABC transporter ATP-binding protein: protein MTGPTAPLISIRGLTKAYGTFTVLHGIDLDIAEGEVVCVIGPSGSGKSTLIRCINHLEAFAPESRITVDGIRVEPGPALAKVRAEVGMVFQSFNLFPHMTVLKNVMLAPMRVRGTSEAGAARKAGELLARVGISEQADKFPGQLSGGQQQRVAIARALAMEPRVLLFDEPTSALDPEMVGEVLDVMRKLAGSGVTMIVVTHEMGFARQVADRVIFMDGGRLVESGAPKDIFDAPQHERTRGFLRAVLNH from the coding sequence ATGACCGGACCCACAGCCCCGCTCATTTCCATCCGCGGGCTCACGAAAGCCTATGGCACCTTCACGGTTCTGCACGGCATCGACCTCGATATCGCCGAAGGCGAAGTGGTTTGTGTCATCGGCCCCTCGGGCTCGGGCAAGTCTACGCTGATCCGCTGCATCAATCATCTGGAGGCCTTTGCGCCGGAAAGCCGGATCACCGTCGACGGCATCCGCGTCGAACCCGGCCCGGCGCTTGCCAAGGTGCGGGCGGAAGTCGGCATGGTCTTCCAGTCCTTCAACCTCTTCCCGCACATGACCGTCCTCAAGAATGTCATGCTGGCACCGATGCGGGTGCGCGGCACGTCGGAGGCGGGGGCCGCGCGCAAGGCAGGCGAGCTTCTGGCGCGGGTCGGCATCTCGGAGCAGGCGGACAAGTTTCCCGGGCAGTTGTCCGGTGGCCAGCAGCAGCGCGTGGCGATTGCCAGAGCGCTCGCCATGGAGCCAAGAGTGCTGCTCTTCGACGAGCCGACATCGGCGCTCGACCCGGAAATGGTCGGCGAGGTGCTCGACGTGATGCGCAAGCTTGCAGGCTCCGGCGTCACCATGATCGTGGTGACACACGAGATGGGCTTTGCCCGCCAGGTGGCCGATCGGGTGATCTTCATGGATGGCGGCCGCCTCGTGGAAAGCGGAGCGCCCAAGGATATCTTCGACGCCCCACAGCATGAACGGACGCGCGGCTTCCTGCGCGCAGTCCTCAACCACTGA
- a CDS encoding amino acid ABC transporter permease has product MTLLNTFFNLQVLADSLPALLWGLVVTLQIGVTSILVGLAGGLFLAVARLYAPNFFKLLIRVYIDIFRSIPLLVLLIVVYYALPFVGIRLSPFLSAVTALSLVSAAYTAEIFRAGIEAIPHGQFEASAALGLSNRHTMIDVILPQAIRIVIPPLTNNCINVMKDTALASVVAMPDLLKQATQAQALSANPTPLIGAALIYIALLWPMVAIVSRLEKHFSRGKR; this is encoded by the coding sequence ATGACACTTCTGAATACCTTCTTCAATCTGCAGGTCCTCGCGGACAGCCTGCCGGCCCTCCTCTGGGGTCTGGTGGTGACCCTGCAGATCGGCGTGACCAGCATTCTGGTCGGCCTTGCCGGCGGACTGTTTCTCGCCGTCGCCCGCCTTTACGCACCGAATTTCTTCAAGCTTTTGATCCGCGTCTACATCGACATCTTCCGCTCGATCCCGCTTCTGGTCCTGCTGATCGTCGTCTATTACGCGCTGCCCTTCGTCGGCATCCGGCTGTCGCCCTTTCTGTCGGCGGTCACGGCGCTGTCGCTGGTGTCTGCCGCCTATACTGCCGAGATCTTCCGCGCCGGTATCGAGGCAATCCCGCATGGCCAGTTCGAGGCATCGGCCGCACTCGGTCTTTCCAATCGTCACACGATGATCGACGTGATCCTGCCCCAGGCCATCCGGATCGTCATCCCGCCGCTCACCAACAACTGCATCAACGTGATGAAGGATACGGCTCTGGCTTCGGTCGTTGCCATGCCGGATCTCCTGAAGCAGGCGACTCAGGCGCAGGCGCTCTCGGCCAATCCGACGCCACTGATCGGGGCGGCTCTCATCTATATCGCCCTGCTCTGGCCGATGGTTGCCATCGTCTCGCGTCTCGAGAAACATTTCAGCCGGGGGAAACGCTGA
- a CDS encoding ABC transporter substrate-binding protein: MTRSSTFKASIFAGLLAALGTSAHAADLTVGANIGNVPWEFEDASGKVTGFEVDLVNEIAKRLGKTVEFVNTPFNGLFPAVQSGRINMAISSITITEKRLESVSFAQPYYDSDQSLTVTAASGITGLKDMGEKVVGVDTGSTGDMWSEANKGEYKLGEIRRFEGLQPAMLDLVAGRIDGYISDIPALLYYVKDKPELKVVERIPTGEKYSIMFNKDDPLATEVNAVITTLKQEGFIAQLHETWFGAKAEDTTSTVTVLDMPKGK, translated from the coding sequence ATGACACGTTCAAGCACCTTTAAAGCATCCATCTTCGCAGGCCTGCTTGCCGCACTCGGTACGTCCGCGCATGCAGCCGATCTGACCGTCGGCGCCAATATCGGCAATGTACCGTGGGAATTCGAAGATGCCAGCGGCAAGGTCACCGGCTTTGAAGTCGACCTCGTCAACGAGATTGCCAAACGCCTCGGCAAGACGGTCGAATTCGTCAACACGCCGTTCAACGGCCTCTTCCCGGCCGTGCAGTCGGGCCGCATCAACATGGCGATCTCGTCGATCACCATCACCGAAAAGCGCCTGGAATCGGTGTCCTTCGCTCAGCCCTATTATGACAGCGACCAGTCGCTCACCGTGACCGCCGCCTCCGGCATCACCGGTCTGAAGGACATGGGCGAGAAGGTCGTCGGCGTCGACACCGGCTCGACCGGTGACATGTGGTCCGAGGCCAACAAGGGCGAATATAAACTCGGCGAAATCCGCCGCTTCGAGGGCCTGCAGCCCGCGATGCTCGATCTGGTTGCCGGTCGCATCGATGGCTATATCTCCGACATCCCGGCGCTTCTTTATTACGTCAAGGACAAGCCGGAATTGAAGGTGGTCGAGCGCATCCCGACCGGCGAGAAATACTCGATTATGTTCAACAAGGACGATCCGCTCGCAACGGAAGTCAATGCCGTGATCACCACGCTCAAGCAGGAAGGCTTCATCGCCCAGTTGCACGAGACCTGGTTCGGCGCCAAGGCCGAGGACACGACTTCGACGGTCACCGTACTCGACATGCCCAAGGGCAAGTAA
- a CDS encoding FadR/GntR family transcriptional regulator yields MFNKTLVPQSVAREIQGMIQSGQLKPGEKIPSQREFSQKFGISRASLREALLTLETLGLLKTEAGRGTFVASPATPASAATGHMAPWRYSDSHSVFDVFQTRILLEGEIARLAAGRLTQLQLDKMEQATRTMEECWANQDLLANVEADLEFHGLIVSACSNAMLKALYQTVRDLVTETQRQPIPITDPERMRESIAEHRRIILALRSNDGARAKLEMEIHIRNTARCAGLEP; encoded by the coding sequence ATGTTCAACAAGACGCTCGTGCCGCAATCGGTGGCACGCGAGATCCAGGGCATGATCCAGTCCGGGCAGTTAAAGCCCGGCGAAAAGATCCCCTCGCAGCGGGAGTTTTCCCAAAAGTTTGGCATCAGCCGCGCCTCACTGCGAGAAGCCCTGCTGACGCTGGAAACACTCGGTCTGTTGAAGACGGAGGCGGGCAGGGGCACCTTCGTCGCAAGTCCTGCCACGCCAGCCTCCGCTGCCACCGGTCACATGGCCCCCTGGCGCTATTCCGACAGCCATTCGGTCTTCGATGTCTTCCAGACCCGCATCCTGCTGGAAGGCGAGATCGCCCGCCTGGCGGCCGGCCGCCTCACACAGCTGCAGCTCGACAAGATGGAGCAGGCGACGCGCACCATGGAAGAGTGCTGGGCCAATCAGGATCTGCTGGCCAATGTCGAGGCTGACCTCGAATTTCACGGGCTCATCGTCTCCGCCTGCTCGAACGCCATGCTGAAGGCCCTCTACCAGACCGTCCGCGATCTGGTGACGGAAACGCAGCGCCAGCCGATCCCGATCACCGATCCCGAACGCATGCGGGAATCCATTGCGGAACACCGCAGGATCATCCTTGCCCTGCGCTCCAACGACGGCGCGCGCGCCAAGCTCGAGATGGAAATTCATATTCGCAACACTGCGCGTTGCGCCGGCCTCGAGCCGTAG
- a CDS encoding DUF2945 domain-containing protein, producing MTKTFHKGDKVEWKTNQGKTEGKVVKKQTSPTKIKDHPVKASKSAPQYIVESAKTGKRAAHKPDALHKA from the coding sequence ATGACAAAGACTTTTCACAAGGGCGACAAGGTCGAATGGAAGACCAACCAGGGCAAGACCGAAGGCAAGGTGGTGAAGAAGCAGACCAGCCCGACGAAGATCAAGGATCACCCGGTCAAGGCGTCCAAATCCGCTCCGCAATACATCGTCGAAAGCGCAAAGACCGGCAAACGCGCCGCGCACAAACCGGATGCGCTTCACAAGGCTTGA
- a CDS encoding osmoprotectant NAGGN system M42 family peptidase: MHTPIDIDPDYLRSRLKALLAIPSPTGFTDEAVRHTARELERLGLEVKLTRRGAIRARRPGAADRPARGIVSHLDTLGAQVKALKDNGRLELVSIGHWSARFAEGARASIFSTKGIYRGSILPLKASGHTFNDEVDTQPTGWRHIEMRIDALARDRKDIVQLGIDIGDIVAIDPQPEFLDNGFIVSRHLDDKAGVAIMLAALEAMQRQEIETPVDTYWLFTIGEEVGVGASAALVPEIASLVAIDNGTTAPGQASDEFGVTLAMADQTGPFDYHLSKKLFELCGEHGIRVQKDVFRYYRSDAASAVEAGHDVRTALLAFGVDASHGYERIHLHALISVAKLVVHYAASEVQIERDSEEVSGLRGFTRQKVAPAEQVLRANEPDEP, encoded by the coding sequence ATGCATACACCGATCGATATTGACCCGGATTATCTCAGGTCTCGGCTGAAGGCATTGCTCGCCATTCCGAGCCCTACAGGCTTCACCGATGAGGCCGTCCGGCACACCGCCCGCGAACTGGAACGTCTTGGACTTGAGGTCAAGCTGACCCGCAGAGGGGCGATCCGCGCCCGTCGACCGGGAGCGGCCGACAGGCCTGCCCGTGGCATCGTCTCCCACCTCGACACCCTCGGCGCCCAGGTGAAAGCGCTGAAAGACAACGGACGTCTGGAGCTTGTCTCCATCGGCCATTGGTCGGCCCGCTTTGCCGAGGGCGCCCGCGCCTCGATCTTTTCGACCAAGGGCATTTACCGTGGCTCCATCCTGCCATTGAAGGCATCCGGGCATACCTTCAACGACGAGGTCGACACGCAGCCGACAGGCTGGCGGCATATCGAAATGCGCATCGACGCTCTGGCGCGTGACCGCAAGGACATCGTGCAGCTGGGCATCGATATCGGTGACATCGTTGCGATCGACCCGCAGCCGGAGTTTCTCGACAACGGCTTCATCGTCTCGCGTCATCTCGACGACAAGGCCGGTGTCGCCATCATGCTGGCAGCACTCGAGGCGATGCAGCGGCAGGAAATCGAGACACCGGTCGATACCTATTGGCTGTTCACCATCGGCGAAGAAGTCGGCGTCGGCGCCTCCGCCGCGCTTGTGCCGGAGATCGCCTCCCTGGTTGCTATCGACAATGGCACCACAGCACCCGGTCAGGCTTCCGACGAATTCGGCGTGACACTTGCCATGGCCGACCAGACTGGCCCCTTCGACTATCATTTGTCCAAGAAGCTCTTCGAACTCTGCGGCGAACATGGCATTCGCGTCCAGAAGGACGTCTTCCGCTACTATCGCTCCGATGCCGCCTCGGCAGTGGAGGCCGGCCATGACGTGCGCACGGCGCTTCTGGCCTTCGGCGTCGATGCCTCCCATGGCTACGAGCGCATCCATCTTCATGCCCTGATCTCGGTCGCCAAGCTGGTGGTCCATTACGCGGCCAGCGAAGTGCAGATCGAGCGCGATTCCGAAGAGGTTTCCGGTCTGCGCGGCTTCACGCGTCAGAAGGTGGCGCCGGCCGAGCAGGTGCTTCGAGCAAACGAACCCGACGAACCATAA
- a CDS encoding GlxA family transcriptional regulator has protein sequence MSGDEATKRPRLKIGFVLSRSFTLSAFALFIDTIRLASDEYDRSGRVLADWQVLGSTRHLISSSCGVQVAPTSDFVDPSRFDYIVVVGGLLGRQAAVDDQTIAFLRRADAQKVPLIGLCTGTFILADAGLMKSHQTCVSWLHYQQFRDRFPDHEVRSDRLFNLDRRRGSCAGGSSSADLAAFIVRQYLGHDAERNALEVLQIEKARTNRDIQVRRPLTIECDDPRVKAVLILMEQSLENELTIDQLARSVGLSRRQLERLFAQKIDVSPARMYTKLRMERAKMLVTQTNASLIDIALQVGFQNTSHFTRVFKGTYGRTPGQMRSHPTV, from the coding sequence ATGTCGGGCGACGAGGCAACGAAAAGGCCGCGGCTGAAGATCGGCTTCGTGCTGTCGCGCTCCTTCACTTTGTCCGCTTTCGCGCTCTTTATCGATACGATCCGGCTTGCCAGCGACGAATATGATCGCTCGGGCCGAGTGCTCGCCGATTGGCAGGTGCTGGGCAGCACGCGCCACCTGATCAGTTCCAGTTGCGGTGTGCAGGTCGCACCGACCAGCGACTTCGTCGATCCGAGCCGCTTTGACTACATCGTTGTGGTCGGCGGGCTGCTCGGACGTCAGGCCGCGGTGGACGACCAGACCATCGCCTTCCTGAGAAGGGCCGATGCCCAGAAGGTGCCGCTGATCGGCCTTTGCACGGGAACCTTCATCCTCGCGGACGCGGGTCTGATGAAGAGCCACCAGACCTGCGTCAGTTGGCTCCACTACCAGCAGTTCCGCGACCGCTTTCCCGATCATGAGGTCCGCTCCGACCGTCTGTTCAATCTCGATCGCCGCCGCGGCTCCTGTGCCGGGGGCAGCAGCTCCGCCGACCTCGCCGCCTTTATTGTCCGCCAGTATCTGGGCCACGATGCGGAGCGAAACGCGCTGGAAGTCCTGCAGATCGAGAAGGCCCGCACAAACAGGGACATCCAGGTCCGCCGCCCGCTCACCATCGAATGCGACGACCCCCGTGTGAAGGCGGTTCTGATCTTGATGGAGCAGAGCCTCGAAAACGAATTGACCATCGATCAGCTTGCCCGCTCGGTCGGCCTTTCGCGCCGCCAGCTCGAGCGCCTCTTCGCCCAGAAGATCGATGTCTCACCCGCCCGCATGTACACCAAGCTGCGCATGGAGCGTGCCAAGATGCTGGTCACCCAAACCAATGCGTCGCTGATCGATATCGCCCTTCAGGTCGGCTTCCAGAACACCTCGCATTTCACCCGCGTCTTCAAGGGCACCTATGGCAGAACACCCGGCCAGATGCGCAGCCATCCGACGGTTTGA